Within the Taeniopygia guttata chromosome 1, bTaeGut7.mat, whole genome shotgun sequence genome, the region TTGCATTAAAGGAAAGCAGTATACAACTGTTTCTGTCTTTGCTGTTTCTTTGGGGAACCTTGAACTAATGGGTTTCTTGTGCTTCCCAGATGTGCGGCATTGCCCTGACAGCAGAGTGTATCTACGTTGTGGCTAACTCCCATGGGCTCGACCCTCTGCTGAAAGTCACGGAAAACAGTGACATCTACGCTGCTGCCTGGATTGGCATCTTTGTCGGCCTTGCTCTCTTTGTCCTGTCTATCCTTGGTATCATTGCAGTCATTACGGCCAGCAGGACCTTGTTGCTCGTGGTAAGTGTAGCAAAACTTGCCTTCCTACTGGTGCCAAACTGAACAAACTCTGCTTTAGTGTCCCTGGTCACCTTGGGAATCAACCAATGAGCAAAGACAGCTTTTATACCGATAAGGAGCTAAAGGTGGTTCTTGATCACGGCTGTGGTGTCCCAGAAGGTGACTCCTGTGAAGACTCATGCATAAGAAGCTCCTGAACTAGGCTGAGGGAATAAATGGAGATAGACACGGTGAAGGTTTGACTGGCTTGACCCTGACCATGCCCTGAAGCAATGCAGGAGCACTTGTGCAATGACATATAGCTGGGATGTGGTTTAGATCCTTGTTTCTCCCCACCCCTTACTGCTTTTCAGCTGTCACACACTATTCAGTTTAGGAGCTGATAAATAATGACTTCTCTACAAGGCATTAGTAAATGTCAGGATACCAAATACAGGTGCAATGAAGAACATAAGACATCAGCAGGCAGGCAGAAATTACAGGGGTGGGGACAGAGCTTTGGATAAGCCAAAGAAAATGTTAAGATGTGGACAAATCTCTGTAGAGGTCTTACTTATTTGTTTAGTATGGCAGTGGCAAAACTTAAGATGCTCAAATTAACGAAGGGTAGAGATGAAAACTCTCAAATGAGCTCTTTTGTGGATTACTGTGGGATTTCAGGGTGTCTCTTATAGACAAGAGGCATTCAGAAAGCTGAACACTTGGGCCAGGGAATATGCCAGCAAACAGCTGAGGAAACAGAATTACCTTAACTCTGAATTTTGTTGTCTTGGTTGAAACCCAAGGCTCTGGTTTTATGAGAGAGTACAAGGGACAGAAGCTGGGCTAagtaggaaaaaatactttaaatcagaGAAGAGCATTATAAAATGTGGAAGGAGGAATAGATACATGAGAATTCcaaagaaaatatggaaaatgtCAAAGAGATTAtgctggaaagggaaaagaaagaatgaaaaacacTATGAGAGGTAACCCTTATAATCTGTTTCCATGAAGGATCTTTCCTCACAATGTaggagtgttcaggaaatcagATGGTGAAAAATCATGGGGATCTGAATGATGCCCTAAACTGCACCTTCTCTTTCCCCAAAGTATAATCTCTCCTGCTAGGAGTGAACAGCTTCCTGCTGAACAGCTGATAGCTGGTAAGTAGAAGTGAAAGGAGGACACATTACACAAACATAGGCTGCCAATGACACACaacaaagaaaaggacaaaGTATTTTCTGTGGAGGCAGGGTAGTCTTAATGCCATGAGGTTCTGATGAAATCTTGTCCGTTAGATGGAGAACAATTCCAGTCATTCATCTTCAAGAAAGCAGATTGCAAATTGGAACAAGCACTGGGAAGGTCTATGAGAACATTCAGGCTGGGTAAGAGGGAATACAATAGCCTGGCCACCTTTGCATCAGGCAGGGTTTCCAGCTTAATCttgaaaaaaatgctgtactgTTTCTCCAAAAACTAATTCTGCTCTCTTTCTGCCACAGTACATCATTCTGATGCTGATCACTTTTGCGTTTGAAATGGCTTCTTGCATCACAGCAGCAACTCAGCAAGAATCAGTgagtatttcttttttcatgtatttttttaactttgctgGGAAACACAACTTCTAGGGCACACAGTCACCCTGTTCAGCATAGTAAATATGATAATACAGGGTAAACTCACAGGACTACTGCTGAGCATAAGACAACCCCACAAGGAAAAACTCCAACATCGTTATTTTAATCAAAGAAATAACTTTGTTATTTCAAACatagttttgttatttttaacattttaaaatgtttaacaCCTTGTAGTTAAGGAAATAATAGTGAGGGTTAGTTGAATCATCAATACAGTGTTTAGCCTTTCAGCTACCAGCTGATTAATCTCTCATACACAGGGAGGACAAATCTTCAGCATTGCCCCAGGCAGTGTTACTGGTGAGGGAAAGATTACATGGATTATTTGAGATACTGTGGGGAGGGAAATTATCTGTGGTGCTTTAGTGCCAAGATACCAAATGCAATCCATAGCTTCTGCACAGCTCTTGTGATATACATCCAGTAGTGCCTGCTTGAGAGCTTCATCTTTgttgctcctgctgctcaaaTCCTGCTCTTTATTCTCATGTAAAACTAGAAGGCATTCCTGTTCTCCAGCAGGACTCTGAAACAAGGAAACAAACCCTCCCCAAATAACCCTATATTTGCTTTACATGGCCACTTATTTACATAGcttctgcatttttctctggttttttgtttgtttgtttgttttggttttttttctgtagcttgCTCCAGAGTTCCTCCTGAAGCAAATGCTGAATGGATATGAGTCGTCAGATGCAGCCAATAACAGTGGAAATGAGTTCACAAAGACATGGGATGACCTCATGCGTCAGGTAATAGCTCTGAAAAGTCACTAATTACTAAATGCTCTGCAAGCCTGGAATTTCAAGTCCTCCTTAGGGCTGCTGGATAATAAAGAGGATGGCATCTGCCTTGAACCGTAAAGGAAGTTCTGAAACACTCCCCCTTTAACTCGTTTATCAGACAGCAGGCTGTCAAAGGCAGGCACTTCAAAAATCTCTCCCATAAATCTGTGATGAATGCCTAACTGCTGTCCTGACATGTACAGGGCTGTGACCTGAGCCCACAAAGACCCTTTCCCTTCTGTGTCCCTGCAGAACCACTGCTGTGGGGTGAAGGGCCCCTCCGACTGGCAGGAGTACATGTCTGCCTTCCGCGCCACGCACAGCGACGCCGACTACCCCTGGCCACGGACGTGCTGCGTGATGAATGAAGAACAGCATCCTATCAGCCTTGATGGCTGCAAACTTGGAGTGCCTGGCTACTATAAAAGCAATGTAAGATCATCTCTGCTTTTTCCAGTTAGCATACATCAGTCAAAATGCCTTGCTGGAAGGGAAAGAAACCACGAATAGCCTTTCTCCTTCACTGTAAGCTACAGGTGTTCAGAAGTTTTCTGGAGGACAAGAAATGCCTATAGAGTCCTGGCCATGTTGCTCAACGTAGgccaggaatttttttttaggataaaGTCTTTCCTAATGGAGAGAGAAATCTCCCAAGCCACTGGTAAGAAATGACATCTCTAACATGTAGATGGACAGTAGCTAAATCAAACTTAGCTCAAAGATACAACATGAGTAGGCAAATCAGCAGTTCTCCTCCTCAAGGAAGAACTTTTCAGTAGACCATTGTGTCCTATTCACTAGGTTTCTGGGTCATAAGCATTAGCTTCTGAATTAGCTTGAATTTCTAGAAGGCATTCAAGCTCCCAAGTTTTCGTGACACTTCTTGATTCTGGAGTTCAATTCTGTGTCAACTGTGTTTGGTTATCTAAGTGCACTTGGCAAGTGGATGGCACAGCAAGTTGTCCTTGAAGTGTTTGAGATGGGTCTACTTTGTATTTGGAGCCAGAAGCAGGTAGGTTATCTGCAAGTTGTCAATAAGCAGCATAGCTTTGGCTTGGTTTTATGAGACACTCTGAGCTACCCAAATTTCAGTAGGAGAGGAGCATGCCACCATGCCACCTCAGTCTCTCTTGGGGGTGGATGCATTTGTCACCTTGCAGTGCAGGCTCATTGCTGGTGCTGAGTCATTGCCGGTTGTCTTTCAGGGTTGTTATGATGCTATTTCTGGGCCAGTGAAAGCATACCGGGGTGTTGCCTGGTTTGGCTTTGCCATCCTCTGCTGGACTGTGAGTACTTAATATTTGCCtttatttcctcctctcttGCTATTCCACACCCAGTTGGGTGGAGGTGGATGACAGGACTGACACATTTAAAACATCCATAGATTATCGTCATTCGTTCATCACAAATCTGCCTGTAGCCTGCTCCACTAAGGGCTACA harbors:
- the UPK1B gene encoding uroplakin-1b; this translates as MAKSDDCVHILQGLLVFGNVVIGMCGIALTAECIYVVANSHGLDPLLKVTENSDIYAAAWIGIFVGLALFVLSILGIIAVITASRTLLLVYIILMLITFAFEMASCITAATQQESLAPEFLLKQMLNGYESSDAANNSGNEFTKTWDDLMRQNHCCGVKGPSDWQEYMSAFRATHSDADYPWPRTCCVMNEEQHPISLDGCKLGVPGYYKSNGCYDAISGPVKAYRGVAWFGFAILCWTFCVLLGTMFYWSGIED